The following coding sequences lie in one Vigna radiata var. radiata cultivar VC1973A unplaced genomic scaffold, Vradiata_ver6 scaffold_228, whole genome shotgun sequence genomic window:
- the LOC106753416 gene encoding cytochrome P450 78A5: MSLDFHHLLFFPELVQAPVLSVQAVLCVIFFTFLFTIFLTPGGLAWALSKSSAGTIIPGPVTALLGVFTGLTPHRALAKLARSHSAEKLMAFSIGLTRFVISSEPETAKEILGSTGFADRPVKESAYELLFYRAMGFAPYGEYWRNLRRISALHLFSPKRIAGFEGFRCEVGLKMVEELKKVMSENRQVEVKKVLHLGSLNNVMMTVFGKCYGFYEGEGTELEALVSEGYELLGVFNWSDHFPLLGWLDLQGVRKRCRNLVEKVNTFVGKIIEEHKMKREKGEYVKDEGMSDFLDVLLDLGNENKLSQADMIAVLWEMIFRGTDTVAILLEWILARMVLHPEIQAKAQSEIDSVCGSSRLVSDADIPNLRYLQCIVKEALRVHPPGPLLSWARLAVHDMTVGDKHIPKGTTAMVNMWAITHDERVWAEPEKFKPERFIEEDVSIMGNDLRLAPFGSGRRVCPGKAMGLASVHLWLAQFLQSFQWVPSHDGAVDLEERLKLSMEMKKPLSCKVVPRVVV; this comes from the exons ATGTCACTGGATTTTCATCACCTTTTGTTTTTCCCTGAACTTGTTCAGGCCCCAGTTCTTTCCGTCCAAGCCGTTCTGTGTGTTATCTTCTTCACCTTCCTTTTCACTATTTTCCTTACTCCTGGGGGCCTTGCTTGGGCCCTGTCCAAGTCATCGGCCGGAACCATTATCCCTGGTCCAGTAACGGCCCTGCTCGGAGTCTTCACCGGTTTAACTCCTCACCGGGCGTTGGCCAAACTGGCTCGCTCCCACAGTGCGGAGAAGCTCATGGCTTTCTCCATCGGCTTAACCCGGTTTGTTATTTCGAGCGAACCAGAAACTGCTAAGGAGATTCTGGGCAGTACTGGTTTTGCTGATAGACCGGTGAAGGAGTCGGCTTACGAGCTTCTGTTTTACCGTGCGATGGGGTTCGCACCATACGGGGAGTACTGGAGGAACCTGAGGAGAATATCCGCCCTCCACCTCTTTTCTCCAAAGAGAATAGCCGGATTCGAAGGGTTCCGGTGCGAGGTGGGGTTGAAAATGGTGGAAGAACTGAAAAAGGTTATGAGTGAGAACAGACAGGTGGAGGTTAAAAAGGTGCTTCATTTGGGGTCGTTGAACAATGTAATGATGACCGTTTTTGGAAAGTGTTATGGGTTTTATGAGGGTGAGGGGACTGAGCTTGAGGCCTTGGTGAGTGAAGGGTATGAGCTTTTGGGTGTGTTTAACTGGAGCGACCATTTTCCGTTACTGGGGTGGTTGGATTTGCAGGGTGTGAGGAAGAGGTGCAGGAATTTGGTTGAAAAGGTTAATACTTTTGTTGGAAAGATCATTGAGGAACATAAAATGAAGAGGGAGAAGGGTGAGTATGTGAAAGATGAAGGGATGTCTGATTTCCTTGATGTGTTGCTTGATTTGGGAAACGAAAACAAACTCAGCCAGGCTGATATGATTGCAGTGCTTTGG GAAATGATTTTCAGGGGAACAGACACAGTGGCAATTCTACTGGAGTGGATTTTGGCGAGGATGGTTCTCCACCCAGAGATACAAGCAAAGGCTCAAAGCGAAATAGACAGTGTGTGCGGGTCATCGAGGCTGGTTTCTGATGCAGACATTCCGAACCTGCGATACCTTCAGTGCATTGTGAAGGAGGCTCTAAGGGTGCACCCACCGGGCCCTTTGCTGTCGTGGGCTCGTTTGGCGGTGCATGATATGACTGTGGGAGACAAACACATTCCAAAGGGAACGACGGCGATGGTGAACATGTGGGCAATCACGCACGACGAGAGGGTGTGGGCTGAACCGGAAAAGTTCAAACCGGAGAGGTTCATTGAGGAGGATGTGAGCATAATGGGAAATGATTTGAGGTTGGCTCCGTTCGGGTCTGGGAGAAGGGTGTGTCCTGGGAAGGCCATGGGCTTGGCCTCTGTTCATCTCTGGCTTGCTCAGTTCCTTCAGAGTTTTCAATGGGTTCCTTCTCATGATGGTGCTGTGGATTTGGAAGAGCGACTCAAGCTTTCCATGGAGATGAAGAAGCCACTGTCTTGCAAGGTTGTGCCTAGGGTTGTTGTTTAA